The proteins below come from a single Nitrosospira sp. Is2 genomic window:
- a CDS encoding glycosyltransferase, with product MSRWLHLARHVYANLPFSYTTKTKIREALSPVLRALTSEKSGLAMFSELRKSFGSRSDSLAWPEPDEHAFVQLLLELSEHCSRYGPIGNMITVPFISSGGAERVALNFARAYRELQPCLTVLVLITDRPLKNDLMVLPDGIKVVALHDHVQSDFENIRLQFLKSLVQAVKPAVLHNINSELAWKLIIDHGLLMSRLTQVFASIFAFQYLPGTRRKTGYASYFLRPALPHLHGLLSDNHRFITDTIAEYELDATTSTKLHVVYNPCRIFPEKTLNAPSVSSSSCGPDGPDRRLRVLWAGRLDAEKRVDLLYDIARRCVFADFMVYGHSVVDKETSLPSQPNLILKGGFSDPRELVRDGPFDAFLFTSRWEGLPNILLEVGALGIPVIAPTVGGVGELISTRTGFPLPEEPTVRDYEEALQIIRADAGEAATRAQALKELVKTRHSWGAFRESVQTIPGYINASNGFGRGNRVASDSGPENPVISIVIPFFNQGQYLYESVSSALLAYEGKTEIIVVDDGSTDPKTELYLGEVANLSGKVRIVRQVNQGLSGARNSGIEAATGQFIQLLDADDILIPGKLDVQVAHMAICPALDVSICDFLLSDETVTHITRSDAAISRFPLTLDDFLYRWERGFAIPIHCALFRKDVFSQTRFDVSARAKEDWLFWCTLSSLGCRLAYLRGHYAVYRQHAQSMRRSYVGMGKSWLLAAQKIDALLGGKHPLFLESAVSWFEQYYEKHPEYRQEVSRLQTNLSSAETSTPTRSDNQEANAAQLLRQLSFLSTTANSPFISVVIPVYNHYEYIEECLRSLAEQGTTEFEVICIDDASPDLRIHELMRGLKGKLTGLRIVMHASNRGISASQNEAVELARGKFIAFLDCDDLLVPNALSRVDEEIKQRPDIDYFFSDRWDIDEAGASVRLARYGGYYHLKPSNRSLREDLLDGMVASHLKVIRRSVFIQVNGCSDEFEGIQDWELALKISEIGRLAYIPEPLYKHRIHSHSVTESAKVDQMRKTNMLRRRYIDRWIRSAKCSVAETHPGPSQVFNCNSALPSLAELKKSRSSSQCCVLDLRGPVLTSSITFAREFNSYFDLILWDRPEVPAALMGYLWGDVLSPHNATRRSEVVSHSVKGDH from the coding sequence ATGAGTCGTTGGTTACACTTGGCAAGACATGTCTACGCCAACCTTCCCTTTTCCTATACTACTAAGACAAAAATTCGCGAAGCTTTGTCTCCTGTCCTTCGCGCACTGACGAGCGAGAAAAGCGGGTTGGCGATGTTTTCAGAACTAAGAAAGTCCTTTGGTTCCCGCTCTGATTCGCTCGCATGGCCAGAGCCTGATGAGCATGCTTTTGTGCAGTTGCTCCTGGAGCTTTCCGAGCACTGCAGTAGGTACGGACCTATCGGCAACATGATCACTGTGCCGTTCATAAGTTCGGGTGGTGCAGAGCGGGTAGCGCTTAATTTTGCACGCGCATACCGTGAGCTTCAGCCCTGTCTTACCGTTCTCGTCCTCATAACGGATCGTCCTTTGAAAAACGATCTCATGGTTCTACCCGACGGTATCAAGGTCGTAGCATTGCATGACCACGTGCAATCCGATTTCGAGAACATTCGGCTGCAATTTCTGAAGTCATTGGTTCAGGCTGTGAAGCCAGCTGTTCTCCATAACATTAACAGTGAACTGGCATGGAAGCTGATCATCGATCATGGCCTTTTGATGTCGCGACTCACGCAGGTTTTTGCAAGTATATTTGCCTTTCAATATCTGCCCGGTACCCGTCGCAAGACCGGCTACGCATCCTATTTTCTCCGGCCGGCATTACCTCATCTCCATGGGTTGCTTAGCGATAATCATCGGTTCATTACCGACACAATTGCTGAATACGAGCTTGACGCGACTACCTCGACGAAACTGCATGTTGTTTACAATCCTTGCAGAATTTTCCCGGAGAAGACCCTAAATGCGCCTTCCGTATCGTCATCCTCTTGCGGCCCTGATGGGCCTGACCGGCGTTTGCGGGTGTTGTGGGCTGGCCGGCTGGACGCGGAGAAGCGTGTCGACTTGCTCTACGATATCGCCCGACGCTGTGTCTTTGCCGATTTCATGGTTTATGGCCACAGCGTCGTTGATAAGGAAACCAGCCTCCCGTCACAGCCCAACCTGATCTTAAAGGGGGGGTTTTCCGATCCACGCGAATTAGTGAGGGATGGACCATTTGATGCATTTCTATTTACTTCCCGTTGGGAAGGTCTACCCAACATTCTGCTCGAAGTTGGCGCGTTGGGAATTCCGGTAATTGCCCCCACAGTCGGGGGGGTAGGAGAACTGATTTCGACGCGGACTGGCTTCCCGCTTCCAGAGGAGCCGACAGTGCGGGACTATGAGGAAGCCCTTCAGATTATCAGGGCTGATGCCGGTGAAGCCGCCACGCGAGCTCAAGCGCTAAAAGAGCTGGTGAAAACCCGGCATAGCTGGGGCGCTTTCCGTGAAAGCGTGCAAACAATACCGGGCTACATCAACGCATCTAACGGATTCGGTAGGGGAAACCGGGTGGCTTCCGATTCGGGGCCGGAAAATCCAGTAATATCCATCGTAATTCCCTTCTTCAATCAAGGTCAATATCTATACGAATCTGTCTCGTCGGCCCTGCTGGCATACGAGGGAAAAACGGAAATTATCGTTGTCGATGACGGAAGCACCGATCCAAAAACGGAGCTCTATCTCGGCGAGGTAGCTAATCTGTCCGGGAAAGTGCGCATTGTGCGCCAAGTGAACCAAGGCCTCTCGGGGGCGCGAAATTCGGGAATTGAAGCTGCCACGGGGCAATTCATTCAGCTCCTCGATGCCGACGATATTCTCATACCCGGCAAGCTGGACGTCCAGGTGGCGCACATGGCGATCTGTCCAGCGCTTGACGTATCCATATGTGATTTCTTGTTGTCCGATGAGACTGTTACACATATTACGCGTTCTGATGCGGCCATCTCCAGATTTCCGCTCACCCTCGACGATTTTTTGTATCGCTGGGAGCGAGGATTCGCTATCCCGATTCATTGCGCCCTGTTCCGAAAGGACGTCTTCTCACAAACGAGGTTCGATGTAAGCGCACGCGCCAAGGAAGACTGGCTCTTCTGGTGCACACTCAGTTCTCTAGGCTGTCGGCTGGCATATCTACGTGGTCATTACGCTGTTTACCGGCAACATGCACAAAGCATGCGCCGCTCCTATGTCGGCATGGGCAAAAGCTGGCTCCTTGCTGCGCAAAAAATCGACGCTTTACTTGGAGGGAAACATCCTCTCTTTCTCGAGTCGGCTGTTTCATGGTTCGAGCAGTACTACGAAAAGCATCCCGAGTATCGTCAAGAAGTTTCTCGTTTACAGACGAATTTGTCGTCAGCAGAAACATCAACCCCAACACGCTCAGATAACCAGGAAGCGAATGCTGCACAGTTGCTGAGGCAACTCTCCTTTCTATCCACTACGGCCAACTCCCCATTTATCTCGGTGGTTATTCCTGTCTACAACCACTACGAGTATATTGAAGAATGCTTGCGCTCACTGGCGGAGCAAGGAACAACGGAATTCGAGGTGATCTGCATCGACGATGCCTCTCCCGACCTTCGCATTCACGAGCTGATGCGAGGACTGAAGGGCAAACTAACCGGCCTCCGCATCGTCATGCATGCTTCCAATCGAGGTATTTCCGCATCTCAGAACGAGGCCGTTGAGCTGGCGAGGGGCAAGTTCATTGCCTTTCTCGACTGCGACGACTTGCTCGTGCCAAACGCGCTTTCACGTGTAGATGAGGAGATTAAACAACGGCCCGATATCGACTATTTTTTTTCTGATCGGTGGGATATTGATGAAGCCGGAGCTTCCGTGCGCCTCGCAAGATATGGAGGTTATTACCATCTAAAACCAAGTAATCGCTCATTACGCGAGGATTTGCTGGATGGCATGGTTGCATCTCATCTTAAAGTCATCCGCCGCTCTGTATTTATTCAGGTGAACGGATGCAGCGATGAATTCGAGGGTATTCAAGACTGGGAGCTGGCTCTAAAGATTTCGGAAATAGGAAGGCTGGCGTATATTCCAGAGCCCCTCTATAAACATCGTATCCATTCTCATTCGGTGACTGAGTCGGCAAAAGTAGATCAGATGAGAAAAACAAATATGTTGAGGCGCCGCTATATTGACCGCTGGATCAGAAGCGCAAAGTGTTCGGTAGCGGAGACACATCCTGGACCTTCACAGGTCTTCAATTGCAATAGCGCGTTGCCGTCCCTTGCTGAATTAAAAAAAAGCAGATCGTCGAGCCAGTGCTGCGTACTGGACCTGCGCGGTCCAGTCCTGACTTCCTCAATTACCTTTGCCCGCGAATTTAACTCATACTTCGATTTAATACTGTGGGACAGACCGGAGGTGCCTGCCGCCCTGATGGGCTATCTTTGGGGCGATGTATTGAGCCCTCATAACGCAACCAGGAGGTCGGAAGTGGTGAGCCATTCGGTTAAGGGGGACCATTAG
- a CDS encoding ABC transporter ATP-binding protein, giving the protein MSLVQVHGVTLNYPLIGIGNRSVKNQLLSAATGGLLTSGDQIPVVRALQDVSFSLKEGDRLGLVGHNGAGKSTLLKVLAGIYKPTFGTASTSGKVVSTLNLALGMEPEATGIENILIRGLLLGMKKKEIYKKMEEIARFTELGDYLNMPLRIYSSGMATRLAFATVTAMEADILLMDEVIGTGDARFMDKAEHRLKEFIHRSKILVLASHTESIIRNFCNKALLLEQGKIQQIGSVDDIFQLYQQRTTATFSA; this is encoded by the coding sequence ATGAGTCTGGTACAGGTACACGGAGTCACCCTAAACTATCCTCTCATCGGCATAGGAAACCGGTCCGTTAAAAATCAGCTTCTGAGTGCGGCTACAGGTGGATTACTCACTTCGGGCGATCAGATTCCGGTGGTCAGGGCGTTACAAGATGTCAGTTTCTCTTTGAAAGAAGGAGATCGGCTTGGGTTGGTCGGACATAACGGAGCAGGCAAGTCCACCTTACTTAAGGTTCTCGCCGGCATCTATAAGCCAACGTTCGGCACAGCATCGACGAGTGGCAAAGTCGTCTCGACGCTAAACCTGGCCCTGGGAATGGAACCGGAAGCGACAGGTATCGAAAACATACTTATTCGTGGTTTACTTCTCGGGATGAAAAAAAAGGAAATCTACAAAAAAATGGAAGAGATTGCCAGATTCACTGAACTTGGCGACTACCTGAATATGCCGCTTCGGATCTACTCTTCCGGAATGGCTACTCGCCTGGCCTTTGCTACCGTCACCGCTATGGAAGCCGATATCCTGCTGATGGATGAGGTAATTGGTACGGGTGATGCACGCTTCATGGATAAGGCGGAGCATCGGCTTAAGGAATTCATACACCGTAGCAAGATACTAGTACTTGCTTCCCATACTGAGTCAATAATACGAAACTTTTGCAACAAGGCTCTGTTGCTGGAGCAGGGAAAGATCCAACAAATAGGTTCAGTTGACGACATATTTCAACTTTATCAACAGCGCACTACTGCCACCTTTTCAGCTTAA
- a CDS encoding ABC transporter permease, producing MANYSNVKSWAKNNDLVEALKAYDLWLFLAWLDIRLRYRRSKIGPLWITLSMTIFCLTLGTVYSKLLNVDVEEYLPFLSVSFVIWGLISSLLLEFPNLYVENSPYIKDMRINPLTILLRGVARNIVVFAHNMLIIAGIYIYFDLRLSAVVLLAIPGLILVVMNLVAIGVSLSIIGARFRDVSQINQSLVQVLFFLSPIMWFPRLVPADSWILRLNPIAYFLDLIRSPLLGSAPSLSSWGAAAATLIVFSSAGALLYQKKNSQIPLWV from the coding sequence ATGGCCAACTACAGTAACGTCAAAAGCTGGGCGAAAAATAATGATTTGGTTGAAGCGTTGAAAGCTTACGACCTATGGCTGTTTCTAGCATGGCTAGACATAAGATTGCGCTACAGACGGTCAAAAATCGGGCCGCTTTGGATCACGCTCAGCATGACGATCTTCTGCTTGACCCTTGGAACGGTGTATAGCAAGTTGCTGAATGTAGATGTTGAAGAATACCTACCATTTCTTTCCGTGAGCTTCGTTATTTGGGGCCTGATATCGAGCCTCTTGTTGGAGTTTCCTAACCTGTATGTAGAAAATTCGCCTTATATAAAAGATATGCGCATTAACCCGCTCACCATTCTCTTGCGTGGCGTTGCCAGGAATATTGTAGTGTTCGCTCACAATATGCTAATCATCGCCGGGATTTATATCTATTTTGATCTCAGGCTTAGCGCGGTTGTTCTGCTGGCCATACCCGGCCTGATACTCGTAGTGATGAATCTGGTCGCCATAGGCGTTTCGCTGAGCATAATTGGCGCAAGGTTTCGTGACGTGAGCCAGATCAATCAAAGTCTGGTTCAAGTTCTTTTTTTCCTTTCTCCCATCATGTGGTTTCCACGCCTCGTCCCTGCCGATAGCTGGATCCTGAGGCTCAACCCCATTGCGTATTTTCTTGACTTGATTCGATCGCCGCTGCTTGGATCTGCCCCTTCCTTGTCGTCATGGGGCGCCGCAGCAGCAACGCTGATCGTGTTTAGCTCTGCCGGCGCCCTCCTGTATCAGAAAAAGAACAGTCAGATTCCCCTCTGGGTTTAA
- a CDS encoding glycosyltransferase family 2 protein: MVVEVENAATKLPVSVIVVNYNAGPFLTECVHSAYSSASEILVVDNASTDLSLEFCAQRFPDEAKLKIIRNAANLGFAAACNIGTRAATKPYILFLNPDCALSADSLNHMVQVLEANPAAGMAGGLLMNADGTEQEGGRRAVPTPWRSFVRAFGLYRFDHYLPSVFYDFHLHKQALPPRPVEVEAISGALMLVRREALEDVGLWDEGYFLHCEDLDWCMRFQQKGWKILFVPGAPVLHHKGTCSRSRPIFVEWHKHKGMMRFYRKFFRHQYPGIVMWLVGGGVWLRFGAVASFHAVRNAARRLGLR; this comes from the coding sequence ATGGTGGTTGAGGTCGAAAACGCCGCAACGAAACTTCCGGTGTCGGTCATCGTTGTAAATTACAATGCAGGGCCGTTCCTCACCGAGTGCGTTCACTCCGCGTATTCCTCAGCCAGCGAAATACTGGTGGTGGATAATGCTTCCACCGATCTAAGCCTTGAATTTTGCGCGCAGCGATTTCCGGACGAGGCAAAACTGAAGATCATCCGCAATGCGGCCAACCTCGGCTTCGCCGCAGCCTGTAATATAGGTACCCGTGCCGCGACCAAGCCCTACATCCTGTTCCTGAACCCTGACTGCGCTTTGAGCGCCGACTCTTTGAACCACATGGTGCAGGTATTGGAAGCAAATCCTGCGGCAGGTATGGCAGGCGGACTGTTGATGAACGCGGATGGCACAGAGCAGGAAGGGGGCCGCCGGGCAGTGCCGACTCCTTGGCGCTCCTTTGTCAGGGCTTTTGGGCTTTATCGTTTTGATCATTACTTGCCAAGCGTGTTTTATGATTTCCACTTGCACAAACAGGCCTTGCCGCCTCGCCCCGTTGAGGTGGAAGCTATTTCCGGCGCGCTCATGCTGGTGCGCCGCGAAGCATTGGAGGACGTGGGTCTCTGGGATGAGGGGTATTTTCTTCACTGCGAAGATCTGGATTGGTGCATGCGCTTTCAGCAAAAAGGATGGAAAATACTGTTTGTGCCGGGGGCCCCTGTTTTGCATCACAAGGGAACATGCAGCCGGTCTCGCCCTATCTTCGTGGAATGGCACAAGCACAAGGGGATGATGCGGTTCTATCGCAAGTTCTTCCGGCATCAATACCCCGGGATTGTAATGTGGCTAGTGGGGGGAGGAGTGTGGTTGCGGTTTGGGGCGGTGGCGTCATTTCATGCTGTCCGTAACGCTGCACGGCGACTCGGCCTCCGTTGA
- a CDS encoding glycosyl transferase, which yields MRLIYLSPVPWCSFSQRPHELARYFHSRTGGEVLWVDPYPGRFPTLSDIWARRPGSGGEECDIPAWLTVVKPKALPIEPLPFSHAVNCLFWSRVESEVYRFADNSTVLGIGKPTTLALQLLQKPGFRSSFYDVMDNYPAFYRGWSRLAMMNRERKVINKVSTILTSSSTLYDRLRYMASDVRLALNACAVDRLPPVGKACSFPDGPRPVIGYVGTIGDWFDWKLVITLARSNLKIKLRLIGPVYVRPPPLPDNISVEPPLPHMEALSAMTQFNVGLIPFKETALTSSVDPIKYYEYRALGLSVVSSAFGEMALRRGCEGVYVMDRNADITQLVSQALTTWATPCSTARFRTNNSWKSRFDQAGIFG from the coding sequence ATGCGCCTGATTTATCTCTCACCTGTTCCCTGGTGCAGTTTCTCCCAGCGGCCACACGAGCTTGCGAGATATTTTCATTCGCGCACCGGCGGCGAGGTCCTATGGGTCGATCCTTATCCAGGCCGATTTCCAACCTTATCTGATATATGGGCCCGCCGTCCGGGATCTGGGGGCGAGGAATGCGATATTCCGGCCTGGCTGACGGTTGTAAAGCCCAAGGCATTACCTATAGAACCATTGCCATTTTCCCACGCGGTGAATTGCCTGTTTTGGAGTCGTGTCGAGTCAGAAGTTTATCGCTTCGCCGATAACTCGACCGTTTTGGGTATCGGAAAACCGACGACTCTAGCGCTGCAACTGCTACAAAAGCCGGGCTTCAGGTCATCGTTTTACGATGTGATGGACAATTATCCTGCCTTTTATCGGGGCTGGTCACGCCTCGCAATGATGAATCGGGAACGCAAGGTAATAAATAAAGTGTCAACCATATTGACTTCCTCCTCCACCTTATATGATCGGTTGCGATATATGGCAAGCGATGTACGCTTGGCTTTGAACGCGTGTGCAGTGGATAGACTTCCCCCGGTGGGGAAAGCATGTTCGTTTCCGGACGGGCCGCGCCCTGTTATTGGCTACGTCGGCACGATAGGCGACTGGTTTGACTGGAAGCTCGTCATTACCTTGGCAAGATCGAATTTAAAAATAAAACTCCGCCTTATTGGACCCGTGTACGTGCGTCCACCCCCGCTGCCTGATAATATAAGTGTGGAACCTCCTCTACCGCACATGGAGGCGCTAAGTGCCATGACTCAGTTCAATGTGGGCTTGATTCCATTCAAGGAGACGGCTCTCACTTCTTCCGTGGATCCCATCAAGTACTACGAATACCGGGCTCTGGGGTTGTCGGTCGTCAGTTCGGCGTTTGGAGAGATGGCGCTCAGGAGGGGATGTGAGGGTGTCTATGTCATGGATCGGAACGCCGACATCACACAACTTGTCAGCCAGGCTTTAACCACTTGGGCCACCCCGTGCAGCACCGCTCGATTCCGCACAAACAACTCCTGGAAAAGTCGGTTTGATCAAGCCGGCATTTTTGGTTAA
- the wecB gene encoding non-hydrolyzing UDP-N-acetylglucosamine 2-epimerase: MAPVILALKGHRGLDCRVLATAQHRDLLDQILRAFEIEPDIDLDIMQHNQALTALTARLLLALGNVLQAEKPDAVLAQGDTTTVMTVALASFYHKIPFGHVEAGLRTWNMANPFPEEMNRIVTGRLTKWHFAPTASARNNLLKEGIANGDIFVTGNTVIDALLSAANRKTPLPFELDRGKRLILVTAHRRENFGEPFQQICKAVLTLAESGKDLQIVYPVHPNPNVYETAHKILGNHPRITLCEPLDYLPFVAAMKHAFLILSDSGGVQEEAPALGTPVLVLRDETERPEAVAEGVAKLVGADHDRIVRETQHLLDDSAAYKQMARGVSPYGDGRAAHRITSVLCDYFAACA, encoded by the coding sequence ATGGCCCCGGTTATTCTCGCACTAAAGGGGCATCGAGGCCTTGACTGCCGTGTTCTAGCGACTGCGCAACATCGAGATCTGCTGGACCAAATTCTGCGCGCCTTTGAGATCGAGCCGGATATCGATCTTGATATCATGCAACACAATCAAGCGCTCACTGCTCTGACGGCACGTCTCTTACTCGCTCTTGGTAACGTCCTTCAAGCTGAGAAACCTGATGCGGTGCTGGCACAGGGCGATACGACCACAGTCATGACCGTTGCGCTTGCCAGTTTCTATCACAAGATTCCGTTCGGGCATGTTGAAGCAGGGTTGCGCACTTGGAACATGGCGAATCCGTTCCCGGAAGAAATGAATCGCATAGTGACTGGAAGGTTGACGAAGTGGCACTTTGCCCCGACGGCGAGCGCTCGAAACAACTTGCTTAAAGAAGGTATTGCAAATGGAGATATCTTCGTAACGGGTAATACGGTTATCGATGCGTTGTTAAGCGCCGCAAATCGTAAAACTCCCCTGCCCTTTGAGCTGGATAGGGGCAAGCGTCTGATTCTGGTAACGGCACATCGCCGAGAAAACTTCGGCGAACCATTCCAGCAAATTTGCAAGGCGGTCCTCACATTGGCGGAGAGTGGTAAAGATCTTCAGATTGTATATCCGGTCCATCCTAACCCGAATGTATATGAAACGGCTCATAAAATCCTCGGAAATCATCCCAGAATCACTCTTTGCGAACCTCTGGACTATCTACCCTTTGTCGCCGCCATGAAACACGCATTCCTCATTCTAAGTGATTCCGGGGGTGTGCAGGAGGAAGCGCCTGCGCTGGGAACGCCGGTACTTGTTTTGCGAGATGAAACCGAGCGGCCCGAGGCTGTCGCGGAAGGGGTGGCCAAGCTCGTAGGCGCGGATCATGACCGAATTGTCAGGGAGACACAGCACCTATTGGACGACTCCGCAGCCTACAAACAAATGGCACGTGGTGTTTCGCCTTACGGGGATGGCAGGGCCGCGCATCGTATTACTTCCGTTTTGTGCGACTACTTCGCCGCATGCGCCTGA
- a CDS encoding methyltransferase, protein MTDTGTSDAETYGDTPFVQEGDVDDRADQSRFIASITIEHLPRWLIEQAQQESFTVADWGCSQGDMTDIWASHIGAQHIVGIDYSPIAIAQAAQRYPEIRFMVEYQLANENQKGRDFDVVFFSDLRQRLPKLSDALHSYATRAKKAIVLALPHMAVQRIEDGIFSFPTEKIQVVLQNGFRLAWLQVIDCRAIPKTFWSGDHVIVVYADPQWMNHLGLPFNDCQTEPDNTAAIVNRMNHVVVKREVQIGNRKVVFPKMQLLGLKSSIPLEKAGRSRFESNMFQNPKTFIYDLAKFLFWQLPPGARQALHGPRHKYVRWVKGLPPMMYSDPQRGKVLASDLSWEEFSVEVLSHRQDYKGVFVQEFAINWNVPLYQRPHHIATALGRLGYLVIYKTDNWGSDRINGFREVAANVWLTNRNEVNNIEGAVISFYSTAFTLTPKLMVERSKKGGVLVYEYIDHIDSQISGDVENIRRLHALKEFAFKGGADYIVASARKLEAEAVESAGLDKVILAQNGVDTIHYRDPIHLSTPLPANLTSFKKKYSNIVGYFGALAPWLWYEAISWLIKTRPDLGFVIVGPDYYGGVRKLPKADNLLYLGTVDYRVLPAYARQFDICFIPFAPGEIARTTSPLKLFEYFALEKPVVVTSEMLECVAYSEVFSGNSPAALSRAIDAAIHVKNDASFKTRLALLADENNWNERARALEIIFERLKENDKEGLVCNRYSARSYKNGPGYSRTKGASRP, encoded by the coding sequence ATGACTGACACAGGGACATCTGACGCTGAGACTTACGGAGACACTCCTTTTGTCCAAGAGGGAGACGTTGACGACCGTGCTGATCAATCTCGCTTTATTGCAAGCATTACCATTGAGCATCTGCCCCGCTGGCTCATCGAGCAGGCACAGCAGGAGTCATTTACCGTGGCTGACTGGGGCTGTTCTCAAGGAGACATGACCGATATATGGGCTAGCCATATTGGGGCTCAGCATATCGTTGGGATCGATTATTCTCCCATTGCTATTGCACAGGCTGCGCAGCGGTATCCAGAAATTCGGTTTATGGTCGAATATCAGCTAGCGAATGAGAACCAGAAGGGAAGAGATTTTGATGTCGTGTTTTTCTCCGACCTAAGACAACGTTTGCCTAAGCTTTCTGACGCTCTTCATTCCTATGCCACGCGAGCAAAGAAAGCCATCGTGCTAGCGTTACCGCACATGGCAGTTCAAAGGATTGAAGATGGCATCTTCTCGTTTCCAACCGAGAAAATTCAAGTGGTGTTACAAAATGGGTTCCGGCTCGCGTGGCTCCAGGTAATAGATTGTCGTGCTATTCCCAAAACTTTTTGGAGCGGTGACCACGTCATCGTCGTATACGCTGACCCACAGTGGATGAATCATCTCGGACTGCCTTTCAACGATTGTCAGACTGAGCCAGACAATACAGCAGCCATCGTCAATCGGATGAACCATGTCGTCGTCAAGCGTGAGGTGCAAATCGGCAACAGAAAGGTGGTTTTCCCGAAGATGCAGCTACTCGGGCTAAAGTCTTCCATACCGTTGGAGAAGGCAGGACGGTCTCGGTTTGAATCGAATATGTTTCAGAATCCGAAGACGTTTATCTATGACCTAGCAAAATTTTTGTTTTGGCAATTGCCGCCTGGAGCACGACAGGCCTTGCACGGGCCCCGTCACAAGTATGTTAGGTGGGTAAAGGGCTTACCACCGATGATGTACTCTGATCCGCAGCGAGGGAAAGTCTTAGCGTCCGATCTCAGTTGGGAGGAATTCAGCGTTGAGGTGCTGTCCCACCGCCAGGATTACAAGGGTGTTTTTGTCCAAGAATTCGCTATCAACTGGAATGTGCCTCTTTATCAACGTCCTCATCATATTGCAACTGCGCTCGGTCGACTAGGCTACCTGGTCATTTATAAGACCGACAACTGGGGCAGTGACAGAATAAACGGGTTTAGGGAGGTCGCCGCTAATGTCTGGCTTACAAATAGGAACGAGGTAAATAATATCGAGGGTGCCGTTATATCCTTTTATTCTACGGCCTTCACACTCACACCCAAGCTAATGGTCGAAAGAAGTAAAAAAGGTGGTGTGCTAGTTTACGAATATATTGATCACATCGACTCTCAAATAAGCGGTGACGTGGAGAATATTCGGCGACTTCATGCGTTAAAAGAATTCGCCTTTAAGGGAGGGGCTGATTACATCGTTGCTTCTGCGCGAAAATTAGAGGCAGAGGCGGTCGAATCAGCGGGTTTAGACAAAGTGATCTTGGCTCAAAATGGCGTTGACACAATCCACTATCGAGACCCAATACATCTGAGCACCCCTTTGCCCGCAAACTTGACTTCCTTTAAGAAAAAATACTCGAATATTGTGGGCTATTTTGGAGCCTTGGCCCCATGGCTCTGGTACGAGGCCATTTCTTGGCTAATTAAGACACGTCCAGATCTTGGCTTTGTAATTGTTGGGCCAGATTACTATGGCGGCGTTCGGAAACTTCCCAAAGCTGATAATTTGTTATATCTCGGAACGGTTGATTACCGAGTATTACCTGCATACGCGCGTCAGTTTGATATTTGCTTTATTCCTTTCGCCCCCGGAGAAATTGCGCGCACCACATCCCCCCTTAAGCTGTTTGAGTATTTTGCACTGGAAAAACCCGTGGTGGTAACTTCGGAAATGCTAGAGTGTGTAGCTTACAGCGAAGTTTTCTCGGGCAACTCGCCCGCTGCGCTGAGTCGGGCGATTGACGCAGCTATTCACGTCAAGAACGATGCTTCTTTTAAGACTAGACTAGCTCTGTTGGCTGATGAAAACAATTGGAATGAGCGAGCACGAGCCTTGGAAATAATCTTTGAGAGATTGAAAGAAAATGACAAGGAAGGTCTTGTGTGTAATAGGTACTCGGCCCGAAGCTATAAAAATGGCCCCGGTTATTCTCGCACTAAAGGGGCATCGAGGCCTTGA
- the hemP gene encoding hemin uptake protein HemP: MDKLNTIPETTLEKQNVVMLDRNRRIYSDALFSHGDEVFIQHQGEQYRLRRTRNGKLILTK; this comes from the coding sequence ATGGATAAGTTAAACACGATACCGGAAACGACCCTGGAGAAACAAAACGTCGTTATGCTGGACCGGAACAGGCGCATTTACAGCGATGCGCTTTTCTCGCACGGTGACGAGGTATTTATTCAGCACCAGGGCGAGCAGTATCGTCTGCGACGCACTCGTAACGGCAAGCTTATTTTGACTAAATAG
- a CDS encoding (2Fe-2S)-binding protein produces MYICVCKGVTDTAIREAVHHGGADRMRDLKANLGVSEQCGICACHAKQVLEQALMQKTLAQRHST; encoded by the coding sequence ATGTATATTTGTGTCTGCAAAGGTGTAACCGATACTGCCATCCGCGAAGCCGTGCATCATGGAGGCGCCGACCGGATGCGCGATCTGAAAGCCAACCTGGGCGTGAGCGAGCAATGCGGAATATGTGCGTGCCACGCCAAGCAGGTGCTGGAACAGGCACTGATGCAGAAAACCTTGGCGCAACGCCATTCCACATAA